The segment atccccacCCTATTCCCCCACTATTGCCCCACTCCACGAGCTGTCTGGTGCCCGCTGACCGTTCCCGTTCCCTGGCTGCCCGCAGGAGCTGAGGACCCAGAAGCAGAAGATGGTGTCGGAGCGGGAGCGCCTGCAAGCCGAGCTGGATCACCTGCGGAAGTGCCTTGCCTTGCCTGCAATGCAGTGGTCTAGGGGTTATTTCAAGGGGTATCCCAGGTGACGCTCCTTGGGCCAGGCCGAACATATAGTCTAGAAATAATAATCTATTTTATTACcttgaatatttaatatttttcactgggaggtttgaagctaaaaaaataaaatttaaaaaaaaaaaaaaacccaaacaaaaacaaacaaaacaccacgACAACAACAATGACAAACCATTAATaatgaaaggaggaaaacaaacaaacaaacaaacaaaaaaaagagaaataaataaatggggAATGTGCCATGCATGAAGCAAACAGGAGCCGGGAGGAGCCGGGAGCCCATCCCATGGCCAGCAGCCCCCGGcatgtcccctcctgtcccctcctccgGGGGCCACGGCGCTGAAGCCCCACCCCCCCCTCCACCCACCCACACTTTATAACTCTCATTTTTGTTggttctttgatttttttttctaaaaaaaaaaaaaagaaaaaagacaatgaAAGACTCCACCGACAACACTAAACCCAGGCGGGGCCCCAGGGGCCGGGTGCTGCCAGATCCCGCTCCCGGCAcggcacccccagcccagggtTTCCCCTGGAAATGCACTTGGCTATCAAAAAATAAAGTCAATAAACTGGTTGAAGGTCCCTTTTTGTTCCTGGTCGgcggggaaggggcagggacacGCGTGGGGTCACTTTGTCACCCCGGCTTTGGGACTGAGCAGgcggggaaggaaaaaaaaaaaaaagaaaaaaggtgctTCAGCCTTgtactgtgtatatatattaaaaaacaacaaagttttgtatgtttttattgctttaattATTGTTATAAAaagcttgcctttttttttaagatgtttctgctttttgttttttccttttccaccccccctgcccccccctttctccctccctgtttttatttcctttccagtttggttttttggcaAAAGGATGAACTCACTTTTTGTGTTTGTACTGCTGCTGGTCGGGCCAGAAAAGATactgaagtgttttaaaaagaatCTAAGCCCAGGAAACATAAATCCCCTTTTCCACTGGGACAGGCCCTGTCCCACCATCAGTCCCTCGGGAAGCTGAACCTTTCCATCCtcctgtggtttgttttttttatttttaccctttttctttgctttctgggGCTGTTTTCGCTCCAGCTGGGTCGTCGTGGGTGTCATGATGCTGGGTGGTGTCTGAGCCTTGCCCAGGCTCCATCTGccaaaggaaaaatcccaaaaaattgCGCTGAGAGGGTGGAGGGTTGGGagtgggtggcactggggtgtccttgtcaccccccaaaaaataccAAGACAATCAGAGCGGCTCTAGGGCAGTttgggcacagggagagggggcCCTGTGGGGTCTCCTGGTGGCACCTCGGGGACAATCCAGGTGGAGCTGTGCCCACAGGCGGGCAGGGATGTCCTGGTGCCACCAGGCTGTGGTGACAGGGTCAGGCTCGGTGCCATTTGCAGCCAGTTTCTAAAAACCCCATCGTGTGCCCTGCCTCCCCccggggggaaggggaaggggggagccttttttttttttttaattgttatttttgaattatttattagaAATTGTTCTTAATTCGCCACGAGACCAGCTCACATCTCCGGCAAAAGGTGACCTCTGCTTCCTGCTTTAAATTCCCTCGTTGCACAggcaaagaaaagcattaaCCCCCCCTCCCCATGCCCCCCCTTGCTCCCTGCTCTCTCATTGGCttcaccaaataaaaaaaaaaaaaaaaaaaaaaagctgggcaagattaaaaagcaaaatgcccTTGTGACAGAAATTAgtttaatctgttttaaatCCCCAATTGCCTCGCCAGCCTCTGGCCTCGCCGCTGCCAACTCCGGGCTTCGCAGGGAATTTTAACACGGCAAAATACGCTCGTTGCTCCACTCTGTTCCCTGCCTGTGTGCCGTggcagagggagggggaagaagcCAGGGATGGAAAATCATTGGCAATTTATCCCTCGCCGCGCTGAGGAGCCCGGCTGGGGTGCAGCCTCGCTTTGTAGCAGCTCCCGTGCTGACTTTCCCTCCTCACCAGCCCGGATTCAGGGTTTTTGGACCAATTTTCACCCCCCTCCGGGGTTGTGGTGAGCATTTGTGTCCGTGCAGAATTTCTGGAGCggctgtgccagagcctggaagggctgggaggaaagagaggaaggcaGAGCCTGCTGGGGACAGGTTGGatgctgtgaaagaaaacaaaacaacccaaaaaaggagaaaaacccaaccctaaaCATGTTCAAAGTGTACTTGTTGGAATTAATTGTAATGTAATATATTATTTGTTGAATGTAGTAATTAGGTATTTATGAATATATCGCTGTAATTCCTGAAAACatccccaaaaaaaaaaccccaaacccaaaataaaCTCTTCCACAACGACGGCAAGGAATCCTTTCTCCACCGCTGCCGCCGCTGGCGTTGGGAACGCAGCGCTGCTCCGAGCATCCCCGGCCCTGCTCCGAGCATTGCCGGCAGCTCCTTGCCTCATTCCTGCCAtcattcctgctgtgccagcccttcGGGGCgcagcccaggcaggcaggccACAGATGGCAGCGGGAGCCTGGCCCAGCTGCTCGGGGAAGGGCAGCGCTGGCAGCCTGGCACCCTCGGGCGCCAGGAATAATTACAGCTGCCATCAGCACAGCCCGGCTCCGGCCAGAGCCCGCCTGGATCCTGCCCTGGATGCCGCCTGGATCCTGCCCTTGCCTGTCGCTCTGCCGCAGGGAAACGGGGCCGGAGCcaaaggagagctgcaggattTTCCAAGCATTGTTTAACCCGTGCCggtggcacagcccagcattAATTCGATGCCGTTCTTCAGCTgcagttattttttattatcgttatggatttttttgttacagTTTCAGATTGAAACCCCAactattacaaaaataaagatggaTGATAGGATGGTATTTCCCCACAGCTTGGGATCTGAGGGggaaaaccattttcttttgtccttcTCCAAAGAGCAGATGGATCTGCCTCCCAGCTGATCTCCCCAGCAGACACCTCATTGCCGGCacatcttccctttttttttttttcttttttcccaaggcTCTGAGAAAATCCATGGAAGCACCGCCTCGAAATTTATGCCTTTCAAGGCAGCGTGTGGCCTGTGCTGCCCTCAGAAGTTCCCTCGCTGAAGTACAACCCGAGAGATCCGCCCAGCGAGTCACCGCCTGCACCGAGGCTCTGGGGATGCTCGGGAGCAATTCCCACCCGGCCCCGAGGGAATActgagggctgggctggccgggtcaagcagctccttcccagctccctctcagAAATCCTGGGAGTGGGAGCTCTCGCCAGGTTGGAGGTTGGTCCGGAGCTTGTACATGTGATCCAAGGCTTGGGTAAGGAAAGTCCCGGTGGTGTTGATCTCCATCAGGGTTAAGTTATCCAGCTAAAAGGGGGAATAACAGGATCTGGGAAGACAAGGCACTCAGGAAGCAGCTCACAGCCCACAGTTCCCTTTAGTGACATCCCAAAGGACCGACGCAGCTGCCACCCCTGTCAAGAGAAGCACCCAAGCACCATTTCAAGCATCattccccacccctggaagtgctcaaggacAAGCTGGATGGGCTTTGGAGCTGCCTGTTCTAACGGAAGGTGTGGAACAGGGGTGGAGTGACACCTTTAAgacccaacccaaaccattccatgactcccTGCTTCCCACAAAGCACAGGGAGCCGCCCCTGGCCCGCAAGGCACGGGTCCAACCCACGGCTCCAGCACCCCGGTGACGCACCCACCACCCAGGACAAGCATGCCCCAGAGCcagcctcttcccagcagctcatTCCTCAtccctcagcacccccagggcagCTGGATCCCCCCGGGATGAGGTCCTGGCACACCTTGGCGTGAGCCTCCTGCTGCCGCACGAAGCTGTCCGCGGACAGCCGCAGCTTGGCCATGCGCGTGTCCCACGTGTCCTTCACCAGCGTCCGGATCTCGTCCGCCCTGGGGATGTTGTcagaggcactgggacagggaaaGGCAAGGCAGGATCAGAGCAGGCTGTGAGGGATGTGTGGTTATGCCACTGAGTGGTGGTGTCACCGTCTCACCCCCCACCCCGAGGCGCCTGCAGGACAGTTTGCTAAAAACCTGCGACTGCACATTAAAATCCTCTCTGCTCCTCATGCTGCTAGGATTTCTGGGATGGCTCCTTTCCCCAGGAATGCTCAGCTCCAACGCAGCAGCTGGTTGTCACTAGAATCCTTCTGCTCTTTAATTGCCCAGCTGGTACGAGGCACACAGAGGGCCCCTAACCCGGCCAAAGTTACGGCCAGCGGGGAATCCAAGAGCTCAGGCACGCTGAAATCCCCGGCTCGgggctcccagggctccatcAGGGAGAATTAAGCTGGAAGGGCTGTGCCACATCGCCCCATTAAGGCCATTCAGCGCTGCCATAAGGACCCCGGGATGTGATCGATGCGCGCGGACAGAGCTGTCAGGGTTGCTGGAGcgtgctgggaaggagcagcacgCCAGGAGCCtcctctccagaggaaaagccAGAGCTGGAATGCCCACCCTGCTTAATCGAGGGCTTAAAGTCAGCAGAGCCCTCGCCGAGACAAATACCAGCCAGCACATTTTACAAGTGAAATGcctcagcaggcaggagctcagGCTCGGAATATCCCCGGCCTCCTGCttctcaggctgagggaagaggAGCTTTCCTCCTGAAGGGGAGCCAAGCAAGAAGCCTGCAGGCTTTAGGCTGCTGAACAGATTGCAGCCGTGGAACGTGCTGCAGATCCTCCGGGCCTCCACGCCGAGCTGCTGCTCAATAAAGCGGCACAGCCCCAATTACGAGGCCACGGAACATGCAACCCCCCCAAGTTCCTGAAAGGCACAGTTACCACGAGGGAAGTGCTGCTGTGAAATCTTGGCAGGCTGAGGGATAAACCTCCCTTcactctccctgtccccaccgccctgcagggctgctgccaagCAAAGCCTGAAAAATCGTCCGTGCTCACGAGTAGTGGGGTGGAAAACGGGCCAGCTCAGCTCCTACTCACtagttcagcagcagcttggtgAGTTCCATGTAGTAGGGGCTGGGCATCGGAGTGAAGGTGTCCTTCTTGCGCTCCTGATCCCGGATTTCCTCCAGTTTCCCTAAAATAAAACCGGGGATGCTCAGGTGTTGCCAGGCTTTCAGTGCTCTGGGTGTGTTTTTGGCCCTGCCTGGGAAAACCCACATTGTTTCTGTAGGATCAGCTCAGTGCCCAAGCCTCAAATGTTATGAGGGCAGAGAAAGGCTCCTGTGAGGAGGCACACAAGGGACAGGGATGCCTCCAAGGTCTCCCTCCTCACAGAGCATCATCCAGAGGTTTTCCCAGGGAATTAGTGACAGCATGAGAGGAATGGCCTCAATTtttgccaggggaggctcaAGTTGGACATCAGGGAGAATTTCTCGACTGAAAGGGTAATTAaacattggaaggggctgcccacagaggtttggagtgcccatcccaggaggtgtccaaggaataAATGGATGTGGctctcagtgctctgggctggggacaaggtggggattggtcacaggttggacttgatgatcttggagggcctttccaacctaaaaaattctgggattctgtgagcCAAGGTCCCCAAAGCTCCCTCTGAACAAGTAAATAAAGCATTCCAGTGGTGGAACATGAGacccttctctctcccttgcTTTGTGTTTTTGAGTTAAGCTCCCCACTAATGGTGAAAAACGGATTATTTTCAATTTCATGTTTCCACTGCACCCACTGAAGGCCAGAGCTGAATCCAGAGCCTCCATCCTCACCAACATCCATCCATTCTGGGGGAATGAGCCGGcacttctgcctctgcttcAGATTAATGGCCAACCACACAGGCACTTCCACCGGCAAACCAGGATTGAAGGGACCCAGATCTCCCTGGAAAACAAATCAAGGATGAGAggagggcagcagccagggctcggACTGCACAGAACTTGTCTGCTAATGTGGTGTGAGTTTCCAGAGGATTTGGAAAAGCCTGAGTCAAAAAGATCCTGCATTTCCTCCTCTCACTTCCCAGAATTCTTGCTCTCAGACTTCTCCTCATCTCCCTCGAGAAGCAATAACCAACGTTTCCCGTGCATTTTCTATTTCGAGGTGTTTCACAGGAGTCACAGCCACAAATTCCATCTCCCTGGATGTGCAGTCTCTGGACCCACGCCAAGGGCTCCCAGAGGCTCCCCAGGTTCTGGTCAGCACCCAGGACAGCCGGACACTCCCGGCCAGAGTTCAGGGGCTGCACAAATCCCCAAAAATGTGGGGACAGCCCAGCCCCCTCCCAAACCTCCCGGGGGCTGCAGTGCCTCTTCTCCCAAACCGGTCCCCCCCTCTCCTTGTCACCCCCCAACCCCTTAATCCCTCCAACGCCCccatccccaaatccagcccGATCCTCCCCCATGATCCCCATCTCCTCCCCGTGTTCCCAAACACCCCAGACCCATCCGAATCCCCCCAGCTCCCGCACCTCAGTCCCAATCCCTTTAACCCAATTCTCCACACCGAATCCCCCGTCCCGGCCTCAAGACCCACCCagaccctgccctgccccataATCCCCCCAAACTTGTCCTGGGTCACCCCAAGCtgtgtccccaagcccccaggccaccccagcccctgtccctgcccagcctctcCCGGAGccccctcagcccagcccaggcccggcccccggccccgccaaCCCCGATGAGGTGAATCCGGTCGAGGCTGAAGTTGGGCACGATCGTCACCAGCTCCTTCTCGGCCAGGAACTCCACCTCGGCCGGCTCCATGGACCCGGAGGGTACCGAACCGGGATCAGACCGGGATGGAACCGGGACCGCACCGGGATCGAACCGGGATCAGACCGGGGTGGAACCGGGATCGAACCGGGATCAGACCGGGGTGGGACAGGGCCGGAACCGGGGCGGGGCCAGGGCCGAGTCGGCCGCGCGCCCTCACTCCCTATTGGCTGCGCAGCCCCCAGGCCCCGCCCACCGCGCCCCGCTCCCACTGCCCCGCGCGTTTTCGCGGTCCTCGCGAGGAGGCGGGGCCCGGCGCGGAGCCGCGCGCTCTGATTGGCTGTCCCCTGCTCTTGCTGCGGCGCACGTCTCTCTGATTGGCTGTCCTTTCGCGCGGCGCGCtccggccgcggccccgcgggggGAGGTCCGGGTCGGGGCACGGGGACCAATCGCGGCGCTCCCCGCGGGCTCTCGGCCAATCAGCGCTCGGCACTTGTTGCCGGGGCCCCGCGGGAGTGGCGGCGGCCGTCGGTGCTGCCCCCTGGCGGGGACGCGCGCGCGTGGCTCGGCCGTGCTGGGTGACCCGGGCTGAGGGCGAGTGACCCCGGCCGTGcgtggctgtccctgggccGTACCCAGACCCCGGCAGCTGCCCTCCCGTGcatgcaccagcagcagcgTCCGTCTGTCTGTTCAGTGGCCCCTGTGCAGACACCCACGCTCGGGCACCTGCCgtcacccacctgtccctttcctctgttccctatccatccatccatccatccatccatccatccatccatccatccccatcCATCCTTCAATCTACACATCCACCCACTCAGCTATTCACCCAGCCATCCATCTGTCTAACCACCTATCCACTCCTCCATCACTCATCCATGCTTCCATCTAACCACCCacctatccatccatccatccatccatccatccatccatccatccactcaTCCATCCACCCAGACAGTCATCCTTTCACCCATCCATGCCTGCATCCACATTTCCacccctccatccatccatgcctCCATCCGTCCAGCCACACCTCCTTCCCTCATCCACTCCATCCATCcactccatccatccatccatccatccatccatccatccatccatccatccacccatccatccatccacccatccatccaatCATCCATCCAATCAGCCATCCAATcatccatccatctgtccatccatccatccatccatccatccatccatccaatCACCCATCCAATAATCCAtgcctccatccatccatccatccctccctccctccatccatccatccatccctccctccatccatccatctatccatccatccacacCCAGCCCAGCCAAGTGGCTTCTGGATGATTTGGGGGGGCTGCATCCCATTTGCAAGTCCCCATGGAAACACCCCCCACCAGACAAATCCACCTCTCCCCAATCCCTCTCCCAAACCACCTCGGGCTCAGCCCTGGCACCATCCATGGAGCAACCACGACGCTTGGGATGAGTGTTACCCCCAGAATGGGTGGGAGCCAAGCcttggggacccccagcccaccccCCGCCATGGGTGGCACGAGGAGGGTCCCCGAGCCCCCGTTCCCGGAGCAGCCCCCGGTGCCACCGGCACGTGCCG is part of the Corvus moneduloides isolate bCorMon1 chromosome 12, bCorMon1.pri, whole genome shotgun sequence genome and harbors:
- the GINS2 gene encoding DNA replication complex GINS protein PSF2; translated protein: MEPAEVEFLAEKELVTIVPNFSLDRIHLIGGDLGPFNPGLPVEVPVWLAINLKQRQKCRLIPPEWMDVGKLEEIRDQERKKDTFTPMPSPYYMELTKLLLNYASDNIPRADEIRTLVKDTWDTRMAKLRLSADSFVRQQEAHAKLDNLTLMEINTTGTFLTQALDHMYKLRTNLQPGESSHSQDF